One stretch of Pigmentiphaga aceris DNA includes these proteins:
- a CDS encoding acyclic terpene utilization AtuA family protein: MTKLLIGSAAGFSGDRTDAARPVVDTMIRLGGPAALIFETLAERTLALAQLAKQADPDAGYEPLLVDMVSPILGTCLEHRIPIVSNFGAANPAGAARRIHRIAAEQGLRVPRIAVVSGDDIADAAGQALLQAELGERFEADRFVCANVYIGAQAIADALRAGADIVVCGRVADPSLTLGPALAHFGWAMDDWDRLARATMAGHLLECGAQVTGGYFADPGYKDVPDLAHVGYPIIEMDESGDFVIGKSEPTGGVVDTRTVKEQLLYELHDPAAYLTPDVIADISQAEVTQLGPNRVSVTGIKGHPRPSHLKANIFSEGGWFAEAEISYAGPGAGARAKLAMDILRARLPQLRIRFDLIGVSSVFDNDDGGGLAQLPASRVQAATDVRLRAACAHEDRATAALLPRELNALYTCGPAGGGGVRTSMRTRLNATSCLLPRDAVSEQFAFVDA; encoded by the coding sequence ATGACCAAGTTATTGATCGGCTCTGCCGCAGGCTTCTCGGGTGATCGCACCGATGCCGCCCGGCCGGTCGTCGATACGATGATTCGCCTGGGTGGCCCTGCCGCCCTGATTTTCGAGACCCTGGCCGAACGCACGCTGGCGCTTGCCCAGTTGGCCAAGCAGGCAGATCCCGATGCGGGCTACGAGCCCCTGCTGGTCGACATGGTGTCGCCGATTCTGGGCACCTGCCTGGAACACCGCATTCCCATCGTCAGCAACTTCGGCGCAGCCAACCCGGCCGGTGCCGCGCGGCGCATTCACCGCATTGCGGCTGAACAAGGGCTGCGCGTTCCCCGCATTGCCGTGGTCTCGGGTGACGACATTGCCGACGCAGCCGGACAAGCGTTGTTGCAGGCAGAACTGGGCGAGCGTTTCGAGGCAGACCGGTTTGTGTGCGCCAACGTTTACATCGGTGCGCAGGCAATCGCCGATGCACTGCGCGCCGGTGCCGACATCGTGGTCTGCGGTCGGGTTGCCGATCCCTCGTTGACCCTTGGCCCTGCCCTGGCGCATTTCGGCTGGGCCATGGACGATTGGGACCGCCTGGCACGCGCCACCATGGCAGGCCACCTGCTGGAATGCGGCGCGCAGGTCACGGGCGGCTACTTTGCCGACCCTGGCTACAAAGATGTGCCCGACTTGGCCCATGTGGGTTACCCCATCATCGAAATGGATGAAAGCGGCGATTTCGTGATCGGCAAATCCGAACCCACCGGGGGTGTGGTCGATACCCGCACGGTGAAAGAACAATTGCTGTACGAACTGCACGACCCGGCTGCCTACCTGACGCCAGACGTGATCGCAGACATTTCGCAGGCTGAAGTAACGCAGCTTGGCCCGAATCGCGTGTCGGTAACCGGCATCAAGGGCCATCCCCGCCCCTCGCATCTGAAAGCCAACATCTTTTCCGAAGGCGGCTGGTTTGCCGAGGCAGAGATTTCCTACGCAGGCCCGGGTGCGGGTGCACGCGCCAAGCTGGCGATGGACATTCTGCGTGCACGCCTGCCACAGCTGCGCATTCGCTTCGACCTGATCGGAGTATCAAGCGTGTTCGACAACGACGATGGCGGTGGGCTGGCCCAGTTGCCTGCATCACGCGTGCAAGCAGCCACCGACGTGCGTCTGCGGGCCGCCTGCGCCCACGAAGACCGTGCCACGGCCGCCCTGCTGCCACGCGAGCTGAACGCGCTGTACACCTGCGGGCCGGCTGGCGGTGGTGGTGTGCGCACCAGCATGCGCACGCGCTTGAACGCCACGTCTTGCCTGCTGCCGCGCGACGCGGTGTCCGAACAATTCGCTTTTGTGGATGCGTGA
- a CDS encoding aspartate/glutamate racemase family protein, with product MPRTIYVINPNRSEIVTQGIDAALAPLRLADGPRIVCLTREDGPSGVQTQCDVDGAAMPLVQRALTLPDDCAAVVIACFSDPGLHAVREAMAPRRVPVFGISESGMLTALSLGQRVGVIAILDTSIPRHMRTYGAMGILDRVAGEKAIGLQVSELSDRALTFERMVAAGRHLVTERGADVLVMGCAGMASFRDDLQTSLGVPVVEPTQAAASMALGRVLLGW from the coding sequence ATGCCGCGCACGATCTATGTCATCAACCCCAACCGCAGTGAAATCGTCACGCAGGGGATCGATGCGGCACTCGCGCCGCTTCGGCTGGCGGACGGCCCGCGCATCGTCTGCCTCACGCGCGAGGATGGCCCCAGCGGCGTCCAGACGCAGTGCGACGTCGATGGTGCCGCCATGCCGCTGGTTCAGCGTGCGCTGACATTGCCCGACGATTGCGCAGCGGTGGTGATTGCCTGCTTCAGCGACCCCGGCCTGCATGCCGTGCGCGAAGCCATGGCACCGCGCCGCGTGCCGGTCTTCGGCATCAGCGAAAGCGGCATGCTCACCGCGTTGAGCCTGGGGCAGCGCGTGGGCGTCATCGCCATTCTTGATACCTCTATCCCTCGTCACATGCGCACCTACGGGGCCATGGGCATCCTCGACCGCGTGGCGGGCGAGAAGGCAATCGGCTTGCAGGTCAGCGAATTGTCTGACCGCGCGCTGACCTTCGAGCGCATGGTGGCCGCCGGTCGTCACCTGGTGACCGAGCGTGGGGCTGACGTGCTCGTCATGGGGTGCGCAGGCATGGCGAGCTTCCGCGACGACCTGCAGACATCTCTTGGTGTGCCGGTGGTTGAACCCACACAGGCCGCCGCATCCATGGCCCTTGGCCGCGTGCTCCTGGGTTGGTAA
- a CDS encoding LysR family transcriptional regulator: MAALNLRQIEVFRAVMTTGTIAGASQLLFVSQPAVSRLLAHTEQRIGYPLFERIKGRLFATPEAKKLFHAVEQVYEAVQRVNHLSKDLALNRTGILNLVSSPSVGQSLIPQAVANFREVHPDCKVTFACHSYEHIQALLLSHQADLGIISLPMTHPNLEITPLCMNRLVCVMHESHPLSAKETLTLDDLCAWPMVGYGEDSPMGKLISQYFEKHDRQMTTAVEVGSPQNAGSMVETGIGIALVDEFSVRSWSRTRPIQVRPIEHAPILQANLVHLRYEPPAQLTRSFIQVLRELVVDHGFETLTEDQAIDAIA; this comes from the coding sequence ATGGCCGCCCTGAATCTGCGCCAAATTGAAGTCTTTCGTGCCGTGATGACCACCGGCACCATTGCTGGCGCTTCCCAGCTGTTATTCGTTTCCCAACCCGCCGTCAGCCGCCTGCTTGCGCATACCGAGCAGCGTATCGGCTATCCGCTGTTCGAGCGCATCAAGGGTCGCTTGTTCGCTACACCCGAGGCCAAAAAGCTGTTCCATGCCGTTGAACAGGTCTACGAGGCCGTGCAGCGCGTCAATCACCTGTCGAAAGACCTGGCGCTCAATCGCACGGGCATTTTGAATCTGGTGTCCAGCCCCAGCGTGGGGCAAAGCCTGATTCCACAAGCGGTGGCCAATTTCCGCGAAGTGCACCCCGACTGCAAAGTCACTTTCGCCTGCCACAGCTACGAGCACATCCAGGCGCTGCTGCTCAGCCACCAGGCCGACCTGGGCATCATCAGCCTGCCAATGACGCATCCCAACCTGGAGATCACGCCGCTCTGCATGAACCGCCTGGTGTGCGTCATGCATGAAAGCCATCCGCTCAGTGCCAAGGAAACGCTCACCCTGGATGACCTGTGCGCCTGGCCCATGGTGGGCTACGGCGAAGACTCGCCCATGGGCAAGCTCATCAGCCAGTACTTCGAGAAACACGACCGCCAGATGACGACTGCCGTCGAAGTGGGTTCGCCGCAGAACGCGGGCAGCATGGTGGAAACCGGCATCGGCATCGCCTTGGTGGACGAGTTTTCGGTGCGCAGCTGGTCACGCACGCGCCCCATTCAGGTGCGCCCAATCGAGCACGCACCAATCCTGCAAGCCAACTTGGTGCACCTGCGCTACGAGCCGCCCGCGCAGCTCACGCGAAGCTTCATTCAGGTGCTGCGCGAACTGGTGGTCGATCACGGATTTGAGACCTTGACTGAGGACCAGGCCATCGATGCCATTGCATGA
- a CDS encoding GNAT family N-acetyltransferase, producing the protein MAGWTPRAVPPSTAMQGQYCRVEPVDIARHGVELFEANLDDAEGKNWTYLFNDFPNTQAAYLEWLTAHAAKPDPMPHAIIDLSTGKAVGLASFMRIDTGNGVVEVGHINYSPRLQRQRAATEAMYLMMRRVFDELGYRRYEWKCDALNAPSRGAARRYGFRFEGVFRKAVMYKGRTRDTAWFAITDTEWPAVRDAFERWLAADNFDAAGQQRSSLAAAQE; encoded by the coding sequence ATGGCTGGCTGGACGCCGCGCGCCGTGCCGCCCTCGACTGCGATGCAAGGGCAGTACTGCCGCGTCGAACCCGTGGACATTGCGCGTCATGGCGTGGAACTGTTCGAAGCCAACCTGGACGATGCAGAAGGCAAGAACTGGACTTACCTGTTCAACGACTTCCCGAACACGCAAGCCGCCTACCTGGAATGGCTGACCGCCCACGCGGCCAAACCAGACCCGATGCCGCACGCCATCATCGACCTGTCCACCGGCAAGGCGGTTGGCTTGGCGAGCTTCATGCGCATCGATACGGGCAATGGGGTGGTCGAGGTGGGGCACATCAATTATTCGCCGCGCCTGCAACGCCAGCGCGCTGCCACCGAAGCCATGTATCTGATGATGCGCCGCGTCTTCGATGAGCTTGGCTATCGCCGCTATGAATGGAAATGCGACGCGCTGAATGCGCCGTCACGCGGTGCGGCACGGCGTTATGGGTTCCGCTTTGAGGGCGTGTTCCGCAAGGCAGTGATGTACAAGGGCCGCACCCGCGACACCGCTTGGTTCGCCATCACCGACACGGAATGGCCGGCTGTGCGTGATGCCTTCGAGCGCTGGTTGGCTGCCGATAACTTCGATGCCGCAGGGCAGCAACGCAGTTCGTTGGCAGCTGCGCAGGAATGA
- a CDS encoding AtuA-related protein, with the protein MNPSPNSFPLRALAHGRTGDKGNRSNISLIAFHPELYPVLEAQVTEAFVQQIFAGRHPQTVTRYLLPRMGAMNLVLDGVLDGGVNDALNLDAHGKSLVFLLLQASIDVPPALQSLLVHQKT; encoded by the coding sequence ATGAACCCGTCGCCCAACTCCTTTCCCCTGCGCGCCCTGGCCCACGGCCGTACCGGTGACAAAGGCAACCGATCCAACATCAGCCTGATTGCGTTTCACCCCGAGCTTTATCCGGTGCTGGAAGCGCAGGTAACCGAGGCGTTCGTGCAGCAGATTTTTGCCGGACGCCATCCACAGACGGTCACGCGTTATCTGTTGCCCCGGATGGGTGCAATGAATCTCGTGCTCGACGGCGTACTCGATGGCGGAGTCAACGATGCCCTGAATCTCGACGCACACGGCAAGTCGCTGGTGTTCCTGCTGCTGCAAGCATCGATCGACGTACCGCCTGCACTGCAATCTCTGCTTGTCCATCAAAAAACGTAG
- a CDS encoding HU family DNA-binding protein encodes MRTKKELIDALAERTQQPKNVSEAFVDALGEALRETLASGEEVVLPGVGKFSVKEKAAKTGRNPRTGEAIQIAARKAPAFAAAKVLKDAVDVK; translated from the coding sequence ATGCGCACCAAGAAAGAACTGATCGACGCTCTCGCTGAACGTACCCAACAGCCCAAGAATGTTTCCGAAGCATTCGTGGACGCGCTGGGCGAAGCGCTGCGCGAAACCCTGGCAAGCGGCGAAGAAGTCGTGCTGCCGGGTGTCGGCAAGTTCTCGGTGAAGGAAAAGGCTGCCAAGACTGGCCGTAACCCCCGCACCGGCGAAGCCATTCAGATCGCCGCTCGCAAGGCACCGGCCTTCGCAGCAGCCAAGGTTCTGAAGGACGCTGTCGACGTTAAGTAA
- a CDS encoding N-carbamoyl-D-amino-acid hydrolase, which produces MTRIITVAAAQLGPIQRNEGRDVVVARMVRLVEKAHRHGANVVVFPELALTTFFPRWYVENLDDADDWYEEALPSPATQPLFDAIRRYGMTCYLGYAELAYEPDETGIMRKRRFNTSVIIAPSGEIVLKYRKVHLPGDKEFSKIRNVQHLEKRYFEVGNLGFPVVAAPVGEVERVNMGMLICNDRRWPEAWRELGMQQVELVMLGYNTPAVNQENRGFEAHHLRNFHSQLSIQAGCYQNATFGVGVAKAGTEDGFTLMGHSVIVNPQGEVMAMATSWDDEVIVADCNLAMCELGRTTIFNFAKHRRLEAYTRITSQTGSSAPELWQPNQAVTGAI; this is translated from the coding sequence ATGACACGCATCATCACCGTTGCCGCCGCCCAACTGGGTCCTATTCAACGAAACGAGGGGCGCGACGTTGTTGTTGCGCGCATGGTCCGACTGGTGGAAAAGGCGCACCGTCATGGCGCCAATGTCGTTGTGTTCCCGGAGCTTGCGCTGACCACGTTCTTCCCGCGCTGGTACGTCGAGAACCTGGACGACGCCGACGACTGGTACGAAGAAGCACTGCCGTCGCCGGCTACGCAGCCGCTGTTCGACGCCATCCGCCGCTACGGCATGACCTGCTATCTGGGATACGCCGAACTGGCCTATGAGCCGGACGAAACCGGCATCATGCGCAAGCGCCGCTTCAACACCTCGGTGATCATTGCGCCGTCTGGCGAGATCGTCCTGAAGTATCGCAAGGTGCACCTGCCGGGCGACAAGGAATTCTCGAAGATCCGCAACGTGCAGCACCTTGAGAAGCGCTACTTCGAAGTCGGCAACCTGGGCTTCCCGGTGGTGGCTGCACCGGTGGGCGAGGTCGAGCGCGTGAACATGGGCATGCTTATCTGCAACGACCGCCGCTGGCCGGAAGCCTGGCGCGAGCTGGGCATGCAGCAGGTGGAACTGGTCATGCTGGGCTACAACACCCCGGCGGTGAACCAGGAAAACCGTGGCTTCGAGGCGCATCACCTGCGCAACTTCCACTCGCAACTGTCGATTCAGGCCGGTTGCTACCAGAACGCCACCTTTGGCGTGGGCGTGGCCAAGGCCGGTACGGAAGACGGCTTTACGCTGATGGGTCATTCGGTCATCGTGAACCCGCAGGGCGAAGTCATGGCCATGGCAACCAGCTGGGATGACGAAGTGATCGTGGCTGACTGCAATTTGGCCATGTGCGAACTGGGTCGCACCACCATCTTCAACTTCGCCAAGCATCGCCGCCTGGAAGCGTATACGCGCATCACCAGCCAGACGGGCAGCTCGGCACCGGAACTGTGGCAGCCCAACCAAGCCGTGACGGGAGCCATCTGA
- a CDS encoding pyridoxal-phosphate-dependent aminotransferase family protein, which produces MSADYLPPTVLALKDILPDEPLLMMGAGPVPIPPAVAHANSVVINHLGATMSTIITQVKAMARYVFQTRSNWVLGVAGPGSAAMEMALSNLVWPNSKVLCVVNGFFSARMAEMSTRLGADVVRLDVTNHQAATLEAVEAALALHRPQCLTIVQGETSNTVFNRELPAIAKAAKRYGCLVIVDAVCTLSTMPLQMDAWEIDAVITGGQKGLSSIPGVSLIAFSDQAWARIGQRTDRNTHWCLDAKLAENFWHKGSYHYTAPVSGVLALHEALRLVCAETLPVRFERHARCSRALQESIEASGLTLFAEPASRLNSVVGIVVPAELDNAKVCAQISERYHVEISGSFGLPMVRIGQMGEQCRAHNLFRTVHALGSAMRDLGVKVDLPRGMATLEESLQRQRAA; this is translated from the coding sequence GTGTCGGCCGACTATCTTCCGCCCACCGTGCTGGCGCTGAAGGACATTTTGCCGGACGAGCCGCTGCTGATGATGGGTGCCGGCCCTGTACCGATCCCGCCTGCGGTGGCGCACGCCAACTCAGTGGTCATCAACCACCTGGGCGCGACCATGTCGACCATCATCACGCAAGTGAAGGCGATGGCGCGCTATGTGTTCCAGACGCGCTCCAACTGGGTGCTCGGCGTGGCCGGCCCGGGTTCGGCGGCCATGGAAATGGCACTGTCCAACCTGGTGTGGCCCAACAGCAAAGTGCTGTGCGTGGTGAACGGTTTCTTCAGCGCGCGCATGGCTGAAATGAGCACCCGCCTGGGTGCCGACGTGGTCCGACTCGATGTCACCAACCACCAGGCCGCCACCCTGGAAGCGGTTGAAGCCGCGCTTGCGCTGCATCGTCCGCAGTGCCTGACCATCGTGCAGGGGGAAACCTCGAACACCGTGTTCAACCGCGAATTGCCTGCCATTGCCAAGGCTGCCAAGCGATACGGCTGTCTGGTGATCGTGGACGCCGTCTGCACGCTCAGCACCATGCCGCTGCAAATGGACGCGTGGGAAATCGACGCGGTCATCACCGGTGGTCAGAAGGGTCTGTCGTCAATCCCCGGCGTGTCACTGATCGCCTTCTCGGACCAGGCCTGGGCGCGTATCGGTCAGCGCACCGATCGCAATACTCACTGGTGCCTGGACGCGAAGCTGGCCGAGAATTTCTGGCACAAGGGCTCGTATCACTACACCGCCCCGGTGTCGGGCGTACTGGCCTTGCACGAAGCCCTGCGCCTCGTCTGCGCCGAGACCCTGCCGGTGCGTTTCGAGCGTCATGCACGCTGCTCGCGCGCGCTGCAGGAAAGCATCGAAGCGTCAGGCCTGACGCTGTTTGCCGAGCCCGCATCGCGCCTGAATTCAGTGGTCGGCATCGTGGTGCCGGCAGAACTCGACAACGCCAAGGTGTGCGCGCAGATTTCAGAGCGCTATCACGTCGAAATCTCGGGTTCCTTCGGCTTGCCGATGGTCCGTATCGGCCAGATGGGCGAACAATGCCGCGCGCACAACCTTTTCCGCACGGTACATGCTTTGGGTTCCGCCATGCGCGACCTGGGCGTGAAGGTTGACCTGCCGCGCGGCATGGCAACGCTGGAAGAGTCGCTGCAACGTCAGCGCGCTGCCTGA
- a CDS encoding LysR family transcriptional regulator: protein MNVSVRDLRAFIALVERRNFTRAAEDCYLSQSAFSALIQNLETSLGTRLFTRSTRRVELTAAGQVFNDSAKRLLTEFVQLDADMKDHVQKRKGRAAVAALPSLMAGWLPVVLKEFRDAYPGITTEIWDTLSDECLALVRSGRADFALCAAGAEMAGLSAEPLCTDAFFVVMHKDHPLARKKSIVAGDLANQPFIHLAHTTSVRQLLDAAIRPMSINGVVEVAHLASVASLVANQVGISVIPFLALFQFGSPDIVVRPLREPKITRTIYVVMQRDKPLSIAADSLLTLLKKRRSRIRSELGMD, encoded by the coding sequence ATGAACGTGTCGGTACGTGATCTGCGCGCCTTCATTGCGTTGGTAGAACGCCGGAATTTCACGCGCGCTGCTGAAGACTGCTACCTGTCGCAGTCGGCATTCAGCGCGCTGATCCAGAACCTGGAAACCTCGCTGGGCACACGCTTGTTCACCCGCAGCACGCGTCGCGTGGAACTCACGGCAGCAGGGCAGGTATTCAACGATTCGGCCAAGCGTCTGCTGACCGAGTTCGTGCAGCTCGATGCCGACATGAAAGACCATGTGCAAAAGCGCAAGGGCAGGGCGGCGGTGGCTGCCTTGCCCTCGCTGATGGCGGGTTGGCTGCCGGTGGTGCTGAAGGAATTTCGGGATGCCTATCCGGGCATCACCACGGAAATCTGGGACACCTTGTCCGACGAATGCCTGGCCTTGGTGCGCAGTGGCAGGGCTGACTTTGCCTTGTGTGCAGCCGGGGCCGAGATGGCGGGCCTGAGTGCCGAGCCCTTGTGTACCGACGCGTTTTTTGTGGTGATGCACAAGGATCACCCCTTGGCACGCAAGAAGTCGATTGTGGCGGGCGACCTCGCCAACCAGCCGTTCATCCATTTGGCGCACACCACCAGCGTGCGTCAGTTGCTGGATGCGGCCATACGCCCCATGAGCATCAATGGGGTGGTGGAAGTGGCCCACCTGGCCTCTGTGGCGTCTTTGGTTGCCAATCAGGTGGGGATCAGCGTGATTCCGTTTCTGGCGCTGTTCCAGTTCGGGTCACCCGACATCGTGGTGCGCCCACTGCGCGAACCGAAAATCACCCGAACCATCTATGTTGTGATGCAGCGCGACAAACCCTTGTCGATTGCAGCCGATAGCCTGCTGACGTTGCTGAAGAAGCGGCGCTCGCGCATCCGGTCCGAGCTGGGGATGGACTGA
- a CDS encoding Bug family tripartite tricarboxylate transporter substrate binding protein — protein MTPTFAPALLIGVLAFAAAGSAAAQYPEKPIRFVVPFASGTATDQIARSFGQAITAEAGQQVIIDNKPGANGFIGASEAARAAPDGYTVFITTNTTHAAAEHLYKKLPYDPVKDFAPITGLGKGGQIMVVNSKSPITNVKQFVDEAKKAPGKLTFGSGSSSSRIAGELLQQLAGIQILHVPYKSNTFAVTDLLGGQIDMMITDTATGMPHIKSGALRALGASTATRIAMAPDVPTIAEAGVPGYDMGYWFAAYAPANTPKPIIDKLNAWFASAAKSPSATTFFTNGGVAPFTTTPAELASFQAAESKKWEEIVRKAGIEKE, from the coding sequence ATGACACCCACGTTCGCCCCCGCCCTGCTGATTGGCGTCCTGGCCTTTGCGGCCGCTGGTTCCGCTGCTGCGCAATATCCAGAAAAGCCGATCCGTTTTGTCGTGCCCTTTGCATCCGGCACCGCCACCGACCAGATCGCTCGCTCCTTCGGTCAGGCCATCACGGCCGAAGCCGGCCAGCAAGTCATCATCGACAACAAGCCCGGCGCCAACGGCTTCATCGGTGCCAGCGAGGCCGCACGCGCGGCACCCGATGGCTACACCGTTTTCATCACCACCAACACCACCCATGCGGCAGCGGAACACCTGTACAAGAAACTGCCCTACGACCCCGTAAAGGACTTTGCGCCCATCACCGGGCTGGGCAAGGGTGGGCAGATCATGGTGGTGAACAGCAAGTCGCCGATCACGAACGTGAAGCAGTTCGTGGACGAAGCGAAAAAGGCACCGGGCAAACTGACGTTTGGCAGCGGCAGCTCGTCCAGCCGGATCGCAGGTGAACTGCTGCAACAGCTGGCGGGCATTCAGATTCTGCACGTGCCCTACAAGAGCAATACGTTTGCCGTGACCGACCTGCTGGGCGGCCAGATCGACATGATGATCACCGACACCGCCACCGGCATGCCGCATATCAAGAGCGGCGCATTGCGTGCGCTGGGCGCATCCACCGCCACCCGCATTGCGATGGCACCGGATGTGCCGACGATTGCCGAAGCAGGCGTGCCGGGCTACGACATGGGCTACTGGTTCGCGGCCTACGCCCCGGCCAACACGCCCAAGCCGATCATCGATAAGCTGAACGCGTGGTTTGCGTCGGCTGCGAAGTCACCGTCGGCCACGACTTTCTTCACCAATGGCGGCGTCGCCCCGTTCACCACCACGCCTGCTGAGCTGGCCAGTTTCCAGGCAGCAGAGTCGAAGAAGTGGGAAGAGATCGTGCGCAAGGCGGGGATTGAGAAGGAATGA
- the hydA gene encoding dihydropyrimidinase, whose protein sequence is MSFDLTIRNGRITTSTSTFEADIGIVDGRIAAIGPGLEPGRQDIDATGKWVMPGGIDSHVHIEQASSTGVMCADDFYSGSVSAAFGGTTTIIPFAAQHRGNKVPAVIADYHQRAREKAVIDYGFHLILSEATPEMLKEDLPRAIADGITSFKVYMTYDALKIDDYHLLEVMEAAGREGAMLMIHAENHDVIRWVAQRLLEKGLKAPKFHGVAHDPLAESEASARAISLSRLLDVPVLLVHISGPEAIGLIRGAQRLGSKVHAESCPQYLFLTAEDMDREGLEGAKFCCSPPARDAAAQEAVWEGFLDGTLQVYSSDHAPFRFDTGGKLPKGDATTFKEMANGVPGIELRLPLLFSEGVLKGRITPEQFVQLTATNHARMYGLEHQKGDIAVGLDADIVLWDPDVSRTVTWADLHDQVGYTPYEGRVIQGWPETVLSRGRVVVDAGRLLAERGQGQYVARRCPRPILEGAMRPNPSHVSPWLGLRGKAWKNDSA, encoded by the coding sequence ATGAGCTTCGACCTGACGATCCGCAACGGACGGATCACCACCTCTACTTCCACGTTCGAGGCCGACATCGGCATCGTGGATGGCCGCATCGCCGCCATCGGCCCTGGGCTTGAACCCGGCCGGCAGGACATCGACGCCACGGGCAAATGGGTGATGCCGGGCGGCATCGACAGCCACGTGCACATCGAGCAGGCGTCGAGCACCGGCGTGATGTGCGCAGACGACTTCTACAGCGGCAGCGTGTCGGCTGCCTTCGGCGGCACCACCACCATCATTCCGTTTGCGGCCCAGCATCGCGGCAACAAGGTGCCAGCGGTCATTGCCGACTACCACCAGCGTGCGCGCGAGAAGGCAGTGATCGACTACGGCTTTCATCTGATTCTGTCGGAAGCCACGCCGGAAATGCTGAAAGAAGATTTGCCGCGCGCGATTGCCGACGGCATTACGTCCTTCAAGGTCTACATGACCTACGACGCGCTGAAGATCGATGACTACCACCTGCTGGAAGTCATGGAAGCAGCCGGCCGTGAAGGCGCGATGCTGATGATCCACGCAGAAAATCACGACGTGATCCGCTGGGTGGCGCAACGTCTGCTGGAAAAGGGTTTGAAAGCGCCGAAGTTCCACGGCGTTGCCCACGACCCGCTTGCCGAATCCGAGGCCAGCGCGCGTGCGATTTCGCTGTCGCGCCTGCTGGACGTGCCGGTGCTGCTGGTGCACATCTCCGGCCCGGAGGCCATCGGCCTGATCCGCGGTGCCCAACGCCTGGGCAGCAAGGTCCATGCGGAAAGCTGCCCCCAATACCTTTTCCTGACTGCCGAGGACATGGACCGCGAAGGTTTGGAAGGTGCCAAGTTCTGCTGCAGCCCGCCCGCGCGCGACGCCGCTGCCCAGGAAGCTGTCTGGGAAGGCTTCCTCGACGGCACCTTGCAGGTCTACAGTTCGGACCACGCACCGTTCCGTTTCGACACCGGTGGCAAGCTGCCCAAGGGTGATGCAACGACTTTCAAGGAAATGGCCAACGGCGTGCCGGGCATCGAGCTGCGCCTGCCCCTGCTCTTTTCCGAAGGTGTGCTCAAGGGTCGCATCACGCCCGAGCAATTCGTACAGCTGACTGCCACCAACCATGCGCGCATGTACGGGCTGGAGCATCAGAAAGGCGACATCGCGGTGGGACTGGATGCCGACATCGTGTTGTGGGACCCCGACGTGTCGCGCACCGTCACCTGGGCGGACCTGCACGACCAGGTCGGCTACACGCCTTACGAAGGGCGCGTCATCCAAGGCTGGCCGGAAACGGTCCTGAGCCGGGGCCGCGTTGTTGTCGACGCAGGCCGCCTGCTGGCCGAACGCGGCCAGGGGCAATATGTCGCCCGCCGCTGCCCGCGCCCCATTCTGGAAGGAGCCATGCGACCGAACCCCTCGCACGTATCCCCCTGGCTGGGCCTGCGCGGCAAAGCCTGGAAGAACGACTCCGCATAG